One Stenotrophomonas maltophilia R551-3 genomic window, TCGCGGCGGATTGCTTCACCGCTGGCACGCAACTGGTTCTCGGTGTCCTGCATGCCCTGGCGCACGTCCTGCATCTGCCGCTTGATGTCCTCGGCCTGCAGTTCGCGCTCCAGTTCCTGTTTCACCGAATCCCACTGATTGCGGGCACGACGTACCCACAGGCCGGCAAAGCGGGCCGCCTTGGGCAGGCGCTCAGGACCGAGCACCACCAGGGCAACCACCGCAATCACCAGCAGTTCGCTGAAGCCGATATCAAACACCGCAACCGCTCCGGATCAGCGTGGGGTGCGGTCGTGCTCGTCCTGCGCGGTGCGCGAGGCATCCTGGCTGCGCGATTCATCGCCCAGCTGCGCGTTCGGCTTGTCCTCGTCGCGCATGCCCTTCTTGAATTCCTTGACCGCCGAACCGAGATCCTTGGCGCCGCTGGTCAGGCGCTTGGTGCCGAACACCAGCAGGACGATGGCCAGCACGACCAACCAATGCCAGATGCTGAAACTGCCCATAAAGACGCTCGTTACGTTAGTGATCAGGCTGTCGAGCATAGCGCACCGGGTGTTAGCCGGCGCGCGTGACGAAAGTCAGTTTCCGCCCAGCGTTTCCGTGCGGATTTCACCGTCGGTGACCGGCTGGAAGCCCTGCTGCTGCGGCGGCGGGGTCTGCGGCACGTTCTGCAGCGGCGCGGTGGTGGCTTCGGCCGGCGCGGCCGGCGCTGCCTGAACAGGCGCCGGCGCGGCAGCCGGGGCGGCTGCCGGGCGCGGGGCGTTGCCGCCATTGCCGTTGCCGTTGCGGTTGTTGCGAGCGGCGTAGGTGGCCTCTTCCAGGCGGTCGCGGAAGGCGACCACATCCATCGACGGCGAACCCGCCGCACGGCCTTCGAAGATCATCCGCGGTGTGGTGTTGCTGCCGTAGGCGTCGAGGTTGGCGGCATCGTCGATCTGCAGCACCGCACCATCAAGAGCAACACCGGCGAACAGGCCCCGGGCGCGGGACCACGACCAGATCTCGGCCTTCAGCTGGCCGTCGGTCGCAGCAGCGGCATTGCGGCCAACCGGGCCCGCCGCGACACCGGCATCGGCGCCAAGGGTGAACTTGCCGTTGACCAGATTGTCCAGGCTGCGGTCGTTGCGGAACACCAGCACCACGTCGGAGGACTGCACACCGGCCTGGAAGCCGATGCTGCCACCGGTAAGCTTGATGAACACCGGGTTGGACCAGGCGCCGTTGGGCATGCGTACCGACATCAGGCCATGCCCACGGCGACCACCAATGACCAGACCGGCCTTGATCGTGTCGGGAATGACGATGACGGCGCGGCCTTCGTCCAGCAATTTGTCAGGAATACCCTGTTCAGGAATTCCCTGGATTTCGGCCAGCACACGTACCGCATTGCGGGCGCGCTGGTCTTCCTGCGGTCCGGCCATGGCCTGGCTGGACAGCAGAGTGGCGGCGATCAGCAGGGCTTGGATCGGGCGACGCATGGCAGGCTCCAGAAGTCAGTCCATAGGAAGATATAGCAAGTGACTGAAATTAATAGTGTTGCCATGAATCGCCAATGAGCGTTGCCCACTCACATTGACGTGGGCTATGCCTGCAATCCGAACCCTGCATCCCGGCGCGGCATCGGATCGGCGACAATAGCCACCATGCTCGACGCACCCGATACCGCCGTGTTGGCGGTCAACCTAGGCACGCCCGAGACGCCGACGGCTCCTGCCGTACGCCGTTACCTGGCTGAATTCCT contains:
- the tatB gene encoding Sec-independent protein translocase protein TatB, with product MFDIGFSELLVIAVVALVVLGPERLPKAARFAGLWVRRARNQWDSVKQELERELQAEDIKRQMQDVRQGMQDTENQLRASGEAIRREAQQAQQQGDDLVQEVRTPAQADLPPHLSQPSETDAPAQDSGPVSTTAATEGVVSSGAVPATSAEAGPTPPTQSTERHP
- the tatA gene encoding Sec-independent protein translocase subunit TatA; its protein translation is MGSFSIWHWLVVLAIVLLVFGTKRLTSGAKDLGSAVKEFKKGMRDEDKPNAQLGDESRSQDASRTAQDEHDRTPR
- a CDS encoding lipid-binding SYLF domain-containing protein → MRRPIQALLIAATLLSSQAMAGPQEDQRARNAVRVLAEIQGIPEQGIPDKLLDEGRAVIVIPDTIKAGLVIGGRRGHGLMSVRMPNGAWSNPVFIKLTGGSIGFQAGVQSSDVVLVFRNDRSLDNLVNGKFTLGADAGVAAGPVGRNAAAATDGQLKAEIWSWSRARGLFAGVALDGAVLQIDDAANLDAYGSNTTPRMIFEGRAAGSPSMDVVAFRDRLEEATYAARNNRNGNGNGGNAPRPAAAPAAAPAPVQAAPAAPAEATTAPLQNVPQTPPPQQQGFQPVTDGEIRTETLGGN